Proteins from one Azospirillum brasilense genomic window:
- a CDS encoding chorismate mutase, with translation MPPPKSPLDDLRREIDHIDDTIHDLLMRRTAVVERVGVVKSQIEAAEGQISGNPQTPIYLRPAREAVILRRLMARHAGSFPAMAVARIWREMITAFTRLQGPFAVAVYAPEDRRGFWDVARDHFGSVVPMTAVNSPAAAIRAVSEGTATVGVVPYPAEDDADPWWRFLVSSDARTPRVVARLPFAGRGNARGEDRDALAIALVPHEPTGDDRTLLGIELGHDLSRGRLKDHLETSGLAPTYFCTWHARDPSGPSIHLVEVADFVDHTDPRLAAFAGRLGDIPVRINIVGGYAVPLHFSHDARKV, from the coding sequence ATGCCTCCGCCCAAGTCCCCGCTCGACGATCTGCGCCGCGAGATCGATCACATCGACGATACGATCCACGACCTGCTGATGCGCCGCACCGCGGTGGTGGAGCGCGTCGGTGTCGTGAAAAGCCAGATCGAGGCCGCGGAAGGCCAGATCAGCGGGAACCCCCAGACCCCGATCTATCTGCGCCCGGCGCGCGAGGCGGTCATCCTGCGCCGCCTGATGGCGCGCCACGCCGGCTCCTTCCCGGCGATGGCCGTCGCCCGCATCTGGCGGGAGATGATCACCGCCTTCACCCGGCTCCAGGGCCCCTTCGCCGTCGCGGTCTACGCGCCGGAGGACCGCCGCGGATTCTGGGACGTGGCCCGCGACCATTTCGGCAGCGTCGTTCCGATGACCGCCGTCAACTCCCCCGCCGCGGCCATCCGCGCGGTGTCGGAGGGCACGGCCACGGTCGGCGTCGTTCCCTACCCGGCGGAGGACGACGCGGACCCCTGGTGGCGCTTCCTGGTGTCGTCCGACGCGCGCACGCCGCGCGTGGTGGCGCGGCTGCCCTTCGCCGGGCGCGGCAACGCCCGCGGCGAGGACCGCGACGCGCTGGCCATCGCGCTGGTCCCGCACGAGCCGACCGGCGACGACCGCACCCTCCTGGGGATCGAGCTGGGGCATGACCTCAGCCGCGGCCGGCTCAAGGATCATCTGGAGACGAGCGGCCTCGCCCCGACCTATTTCTGCACATGGCACGCCCGCGACCCGTCCGGCCCGTCGATCCATCTGGTCGAGGTTGCCGACTTCGTCGACCACACCGACCCGCGCCTCGCCGCCTTCGCCGGCCGGCTGGGCGACATCCCGGTGCGGATCAACATCGTGGGCGGCTACGCCGTCCCGCTTCATTTCTCCCACGACGCCCGCAAGGTCTGA
- a CDS encoding xanthine dehydrogenase family protein molybdopterin-binding subunit: MIAIPSIPGFLTEPNGPIGKPVSRVDGRKKVTGDAHYAAEFSLPDLAHGYIVSSAIARGRITRIDTAAALALPGVIHVFTHENRPSLAWFDRKWKDDDAPKGAPFRPLYDAEIHHALQPVALVIAESFELARYAARLVHIEYEAAPHQTDLRANRADSFTPGKDKGGFQPPPKPRGDSEQAFLDSPVKVDAEFTQAAEYHNPMEMHATTVLHHDDGTLTVHDKTQGAQNCHTYICNVFGLAKSAVRVMSPFVGGAFGSGLRPQHQLFMAMLAATQLKRSVRVELSRPQMFSFGHRPETIQRVALGADRDGTLRALIHEAVQESSRNENYVEIVVNWSGQQYKCDNVRLDYTLTRLDVHTPLDQRAPGAATGVTALEIAMDELAGKLGMDPLELRLRNYTETDPNTGNPFSSKELRACFQQGAERFGWAKRSPAPRSMRDGRELIGWGMAAGVWDAMQGQAAAKAVLGVDGKLVVSSATADIGTGTYTVMTQIAADVLGLPIGEVTFCLGDSSLPTAPIEGGSWTVSTVGSAVKAVCDRVRSQLVTLAGKRDDSPLKGVAEEDILFADGHLIVRNDRARRLSITDVMRGSGTLSIEEEARALPYLLARARHTFATHSAVFVEVRVDEDLGTIRVSRVVSAIAAGRIINPKTARSQIQGAVVWGIGMGLEEEAFTDHRLGRVMNHDYAEYHVPVNADVPDIDVLFVEEHDDMVNALGAKGVGEIGIVGVPAAIANAIHHATGVRVRDFPITLDKVLAGLR, encoded by the coding sequence ATGATCGCCATTCCCAGCATCCCCGGCTTCCTGACGGAGCCCAACGGCCCCATCGGCAAGCCCGTCAGCCGGGTGGACGGGCGGAAAAAGGTGACCGGTGACGCCCATTACGCCGCCGAGTTCAGCTTGCCGGACCTCGCTCACGGTTACATCGTCTCCAGCGCCATCGCGCGTGGGCGGATCACCCGCATCGACACGGCGGCGGCACTCGCCCTGCCCGGCGTCATTCACGTCTTCACCCATGAGAACCGGCCGAGCCTCGCCTGGTTCGACCGCAAGTGGAAGGACGACGACGCGCCGAAGGGGGCGCCCTTCCGCCCGCTCTACGACGCGGAGATCCACCACGCGCTCCAGCCGGTGGCGCTGGTGATCGCCGAGAGCTTCGAACTGGCCCGCTACGCCGCCCGCCTCGTCCACATCGAGTATGAGGCGGCGCCCCACCAGACCGACCTGCGCGCCAACCGCGCGGACAGTTTCACCCCCGGCAAGGACAAGGGCGGTTTCCAACCCCCGCCGAAGCCGCGCGGCGACTCGGAGCAGGCCTTCCTCGACTCGCCCGTCAAGGTGGACGCGGAGTTCACCCAGGCCGCGGAATACCACAACCCGATGGAGATGCACGCCACCACGGTCCTACACCACGACGACGGCACGCTGACCGTCCACGACAAGACCCAGGGCGCGCAGAACTGCCACACCTACATCTGCAACGTCTTCGGCCTGGCCAAATCCGCGGTGCGGGTGATGTCGCCCTTCGTCGGCGGCGCCTTCGGCTCCGGCTTGCGGCCGCAGCACCAGCTCTTCATGGCCATGCTGGCGGCGACGCAGTTGAAACGCTCCGTCCGGGTGGAGCTGTCGCGCCCGCAGATGTTCAGCTTCGGCCACCGGCCCGAAACCATCCAGCGGGTGGCGCTGGGCGCCGACCGCGACGGCACGCTGCGGGCGCTGATCCATGAGGCGGTGCAGGAAAGCTCGCGGAACGAGAACTATGTGGAGATCGTCGTCAACTGGTCGGGCCAGCAGTACAAGTGCGACAACGTCCGGCTGGACTACACGCTGACGCGGCTGGACGTGCACACGCCGCTGGACCAGCGCGCGCCGGGGGCGGCGACCGGTGTCACGGCGCTGGAAATCGCCATGGACGAGTTGGCCGGCAAACTCGGCATGGACCCGCTGGAGCTTCGCCTGAGGAACTACACGGAGACCGACCCCAACACCGGAAACCCCTTCTCCAGCAAGGAGCTGCGGGCCTGCTTCCAGCAGGGGGCGGAGCGGTTCGGCTGGGCGAAGCGCAGCCCCGCGCCGCGCTCCATGCGGGACGGGCGCGAACTGATCGGCTGGGGCATGGCGGCGGGCGTGTGGGACGCCATGCAGGGGCAGGCCGCCGCCAAGGCCGTCCTGGGCGTCGACGGCAAGCTGGTGGTGTCCAGCGCCACCGCCGACATCGGCACCGGCACCTACACCGTCATGACGCAGATCGCCGCCGACGTGCTGGGCCTGCCGATCGGGGAGGTGACCTTCTGCCTGGGCGATTCCTCGCTGCCCACCGCCCCCATCGAAGGCGGGTCCTGGACCGTCTCCACCGTCGGGTCGGCAGTGAAGGCGGTGTGCGACCGGGTGCGGTCACAGTTGGTGACGTTGGCCGGCAAGCGGGACGACAGCCCGCTGAAGGGCGTGGCGGAGGAGGATATTCTCTTCGCCGACGGCCATCTGATCGTCCGGAACGACCGGGCGCGGCGGCTGTCCATCACCGACGTGATGCGCGGCTCCGGCACCCTCAGCATCGAGGAGGAGGCGCGCGCCCTGCCCTATCTGCTGGCGCGGGCGCGGCACACCTTCGCCACCCACTCCGCGGTCTTCGTGGAGGTCCGGGTGGATGAGGATCTCGGCACCATCCGGGTATCGCGCGTGGTCAGCGCCATCGCCGCCGGACGCATCATCAACCCCAAGACGGCGCGCAGCCAGATCCAGGGCGCCGTGGTCTGGGGCATCGGCATGGGTCTGGAGGAGGAGGCCTTCACCGACCACCGGCTGGGCCGCGTGATGAACCACGACTACGCCGAGTACCATGTCCCGGTGAACGCCGACGTGCCGGACATCGACGTGCTGTTCGTCGAGGAGCATGACGACATGGTCAACGCGCTGGGCGCCAAGGGGGTCGGCGAGATCGGCATCGTCGGCGTTCCCGCCGCCATCGCCAACGCCATCCATCACGCGACCGGCGTGCGCGTGCGCGATTTCCCGATCACGTTGGACAAGGTGCTGGCGGGACTGCGCTGA
- the hisC gene encoding histidinol-phosphate transaminase — protein sequence MTQPNNGPAPRPGILDIAPYVGGEHAGHIRLASNEGALGPSPRAVEAYKAAAGELHRYPDGGSAKLRKAIAERFGLDADRVVCGAGSDELIALLIRAYAGPGDEVLYSQHGFLMYPIGAKSVGATPVQAPETNLTTDVDSLLAHVTPRTRLVFVANPNNPTGTYITADEMARLHAGLPENAILVIDAAYAEYMNHNDYSAGQELVDRFPNVVMTRTFSKIFALGSVRLGWAYCPAGIADVLNRVRGPFNVSSAAQIAGVAALEDTAFLERSRSHNTEWREWFVQQVQGLGLKTHPSVTNFVLVDFAGQTAGKDDAEAARLFLKGRGILVRQMPAYGLPSCLRVTIGTEAEMREVVQALKDFLTA from the coding sequence ATGACCCAGCCGAACAACGGCCCGGCGCCCCGCCCGGGGATTCTCGACATCGCCCCCTATGTCGGCGGCGAGCATGCGGGGCACATCCGCCTCGCCTCCAACGAAGGCGCGCTCGGCCCGAGCCCGCGCGCCGTGGAGGCCTACAAGGCCGCCGCGGGCGAGCTGCACCGCTACCCGGACGGCGGCTCCGCCAAGCTGCGCAAGGCCATCGCCGAGCGCTTCGGCCTGGACGCCGACCGCGTGGTCTGCGGCGCCGGCTCCGACGAGCTGATCGCCCTGCTGATCCGTGCCTACGCCGGACCGGGGGACGAGGTGCTGTACTCGCAGCATGGCTTCCTGATGTACCCGATCGGCGCCAAGTCGGTCGGCGCCACGCCGGTCCAGGCGCCGGAGACGAACCTGACCACCGACGTGGACTCGCTGCTGGCCCACGTTACGCCGCGCACCCGGCTGGTCTTCGTCGCCAACCCGAACAACCCGACCGGCACCTACATCACCGCCGACGAGATGGCCCGCCTGCACGCCGGCCTGCCGGAAAACGCCATCCTGGTCATCGACGCGGCCTACGCCGAGTACATGAACCACAACGACTATTCGGCGGGGCAGGAGTTGGTGGACCGCTTCCCCAACGTGGTGATGACCCGCACCTTCTCGAAGATCTTCGCGCTGGGCTCGGTCCGGCTCGGCTGGGCCTATTGCCCGGCGGGGATCGCCGATGTGCTGAACCGCGTGCGCGGTCCCTTCAACGTCTCCTCCGCGGCGCAGATCGCCGGGGTGGCGGCGCTGGAGGACACCGCGTTCCTGGAGCGCTCGCGCAGCCACAACACCGAGTGGCGGGAGTGGTTCGTCCAGCAGGTCCAGGGGCTGGGGCTGAAGACCCATCCCAGCGTGACGAACTTCGTTCTGGTCGATTTCGCCGGCCAGACCGCCGGGAAGGACGACGCCGAGGCGGCGCGCCTGTTCCTGAAGGGACGCGGCATCCTGGTCCGCCAGATGCCCGCCTACGGCCTGCCGAGCTGCCTGCGCGTCACCATCGGCACGGAGGCCGAGATGCGCGAGGTGGTGCAGGCGCTGAAGGACTTCCTGACGGCGTAA
- a CDS encoding hydrogen peroxide-inducible genes activator: MKPLPTLRQLHYLVAVVDRCHFGKAAEACLVSQSTLSAGIQELENLLGAPLLERTRRTVLPTPLGREIADRARLVLKGAEELVDMARSVEDPMSGPLHLGVIPTIGPFLIPRVMPALRDSFPKLKLFLREDQTARLLDRLESGELDAAILALPYPSGDVESIDIAEDRFSVVCTPEHRLSDVTTPRPSDVALDDLLLLEDGHCLRDHALAACSMEGARQSAAFQGTSLHTLVQMVANGLGVTLLPQMALDSGILRGLDVVVRPLGGERPFRRIGLVWRRTSGRKETFRQLAAALKTEMSRDSGPQAPANGDASVRTAA; this comes from the coding sequence ATGAAGCCCCTCCCCACCTTGCGTCAGCTCCACTACCTCGTCGCCGTCGTCGATCGCTGCCATTTCGGCAAGGCGGCGGAGGCGTGCCTCGTCAGCCAGTCCACGCTCAGCGCCGGCATCCAGGAATTGGAGAATCTGCTGGGCGCCCCGCTGCTGGAGCGCACGCGGCGCACCGTCCTGCCGACCCCGCTGGGCCGCGAGATCGCCGACCGCGCCCGCCTCGTCCTGAAGGGGGCGGAGGAACTGGTGGACATGGCCCGCTCGGTGGAGGACCCGATGTCCGGACCGCTCCATCTGGGTGTGATCCCGACCATCGGCCCCTTCCTGATTCCCCGCGTGATGCCGGCCCTGCGCGACAGCTTTCCCAAGCTGAAGCTGTTCCTGCGCGAGGACCAGACCGCCCGGCTGCTCGACCGGCTGGAGTCGGGGGAACTGGACGCGGCCATCCTCGCCCTGCCCTATCCGTCCGGCGACGTGGAATCGATCGACATCGCCGAAGACCGCTTTTCCGTGGTCTGCACGCCCGAGCACCGGCTGAGCGACGTCACGACGCCCCGCCCGTCCGACGTCGCACTGGACGATCTGCTGCTGCTGGAGGACGGGCACTGCCTGCGCGACCACGCGCTGGCCGCCTGCTCCATGGAAGGGGCGCGGCAAAGCGCCGCGTTCCAGGGCACCAGCCTGCACACGCTGGTCCAGATGGTGGCCAACGGGCTGGGGGTGACGCTGCTGCCGCAGATGGCGCTCGACTCGGGGATTCTGCGCGGTTTGGATGTGGTGGTCCGCCCGCTGGGCGGGGAGCGGCCGTTCCGCCGGATCGGGCTGGTCTGGCGCCGCACCTCCGGCCGCAAGGAGACCTTCCGGCAGCTCGCCGCCGCCCTGAAGACGGAGATGTCCCGCGACAGTGGACCGCAGGCCCCCGCCAACGGCGACGCCAGCGTGCGGACCGCCGCCTGA
- a CDS encoding sulfate ABC transporter substrate-binding protein translates to MPSRFSQSLIAIGLVTLAALATASAASRSTILNVSYDPTRELYEEFNPAFARTWSEASGETVVIHQSHGGSGAQARSVIDGLDADVVTLALGYDVDAIADAGLIAKDWRTRLPNNSSPYTSTVVFLVRKGNPKRIKDWDDLVKPDVEVVTPNPKTSGGARWNYLAAWAYALKSNGNDEAKARQFVAELYRHVPVLDSGARGAALTFARKGVGDVLLTWENEAFLSLREFGADQFEIVVPSLSILTEPPVAVVDSVVDRKGTRKVAEAYVQYLYTREGQEIAARNFYRPRHPELARQYAGRFSPVALVTVDDVFGGWRKAQATHFAEGALFDQIQAAPR, encoded by the coding sequence ATGCCGTCGCGCTTCAGCCAGAGCCTCATCGCCATCGGGCTGGTGACATTGGCCGCCCTGGCGACCGCCAGCGCCGCGAGCCGCAGCACGATCCTGAACGTTTCCTACGACCCGACGCGGGAGCTGTACGAGGAGTTCAACCCGGCCTTCGCCCGCACCTGGTCGGAGGCGTCGGGGGAGACGGTGGTCATCCACCAATCGCACGGCGGATCGGGCGCGCAGGCGCGCTCGGTCATCGACGGGCTGGACGCCGACGTGGTGACGCTGGCTCTGGGCTACGACGTGGACGCCATCGCCGACGCCGGGCTGATTGCCAAGGATTGGCGGACGCGCCTGCCGAACAACAGTTCCCCCTACACCTCCACCGTCGTGTTCCTGGTCCGCAAGGGCAACCCGAAGCGGATCAAGGACTGGGACGATCTGGTGAAGCCGGACGTGGAGGTGGTCACGCCCAACCCGAAGACCTCGGGCGGGGCGCGCTGGAACTACCTCGCCGCTTGGGCCTATGCGCTGAAGAGCAACGGGAACGACGAGGCCAAGGCCAGGCAGTTCGTCGCCGAGCTGTACCGGCATGTTCCGGTGCTGGACAGCGGCGCCCGCGGGGCTGCGCTGACCTTCGCCCGCAAGGGTGTCGGCGATGTTCTGCTGACCTGGGAGAACGAGGCTTTCCTGTCGCTCCGGGAGTTCGGTGCCGATCAGTTCGAGATCGTCGTGCCGTCCCTGTCCATCCTCACCGAGCCGCCGGTCGCCGTGGTGGACAGCGTGGTCGACCGCAAGGGCACCCGCAAGGTGGCCGAAGCCTATGTGCAGTATCTCTACACCCGCGAGGGGCAGGAGATCGCCGCGCGGAATTTCTACCGGCCCCGCCACCCCGAGTTGGCGCGGCAATATGCCGGACGCTTCTCCCCGGTGGCGCTGGTGACCGTGGACGACGTTTTCGGCGGCTGGCGCAAGGCCCAGGCGACCCATTTCGCGGAGGGCGCCCTGTTCGACCAGATCCAGGCGGCGCCCCGCTGA
- a CDS encoding helix-turn-helix domain-containing protein — protein sequence MSTTSTPRTTDSRSTDGDANPLTGVIAENIRNFRLRQGLSVDALAKLSGNSRAELTAVEAGQGPSSIDFLWTIARALDVPFSSLLSSGGSGGTTVIRRADSRPLASRDGRFSSRALFPFRGERQVEFYELRLAPGTDERADAHTIGTVENILVGRGVVEIETGDGTHRLEEGDTIQFDADAPHAYRNVGDGEALLYLVMTYVF from the coding sequence ATGAGCACGACATCAACCCCCCGGACCACGGACTCCCGGAGCACGGATGGCGACGCCAACCCGCTGACCGGCGTGATCGCCGAGAACATCCGCAACTTTCGGCTCCGCCAGGGGCTGTCCGTCGATGCGCTTGCCAAGCTGTCAGGGAACAGCCGGGCGGAGCTGACGGCGGTGGAGGCCGGGCAGGGGCCGTCCAGCATCGATTTCCTGTGGACCATCGCCCGCGCGCTCGACGTGCCCTTCTCCAGCCTGCTCAGCAGCGGGGGCAGCGGCGGGACCACGGTGATCCGGCGGGCGGACAGCCGGCCGCTGGCCTCGCGCGACGGGCGGTTCAGCTCGCGGGCGCTGTTCCCCTTCCGCGGCGAGCGGCAGGTGGAGTTCTACGAACTGCGCCTCGCCCCCGGCACCGACGAGCGGGCTGACGCCCACACCATCGGCACCGTGGAGAACATTCTGGTCGGGCGCGGCGTGGTCGAGATCGAGACCGGCGACGGCACCCACCGGCTGGAGGAGGGCGACACGATCCAGTTCGACGCCGACGCCCCCCACGCCTACCGCAACGTGGGCGACGGCGAGGCGCTGCTGTATCTCGTGATGACCTACGTCTTCTGA
- a CDS encoding prephenate/arogenate dehydrogenase family protein, which yields MSETATPLFDRVAIVGVGLIGSSLARALTHYGVARQVVCADRSPEHCAKAMELGIVERATTDLAEALEGADVVVLATPVGAFAEVGEQLGPLLRPGMIVTDVGSVKQAVLRDVGPHIPDGVHLIPGHPVAGTEHSGPEAGFATLFQGRWCIVTPPPGANEGAVDKVVTMWRRIGSTVELMDANHHDRVLAITSHLPHLIAYTIVGTASDLEDDTKSEVIKFSAGGFRDFTRIAASDPVMWRDVFLNNREAVLEILQRFTEDLTALQRAIRWGEGEQLQDHFTKTRAIRRGIIDAKQA from the coding sequence ATGAGCGAGACCGCCACTCCCTTGTTCGACCGCGTCGCCATCGTCGGCGTCGGTCTGATCGGTTCGTCCCTGGCGCGGGCGCTCACGCATTACGGGGTGGCGCGTCAGGTCGTCTGCGCGGACCGCAGCCCCGAGCATTGCGCTAAGGCGATGGAGCTGGGCATCGTCGAGCGCGCCACCACCGATCTGGCGGAAGCGCTGGAGGGTGCGGACGTGGTGGTCCTGGCGACTCCCGTTGGCGCCTTCGCCGAGGTGGGAGAGCAGCTCGGGCCGCTGCTGCGCCCGGGCATGATCGTGACGGACGTCGGCTCGGTGAAGCAGGCGGTGCTGCGCGACGTCGGGCCGCACATCCCGGACGGCGTGCACCTGATTCCCGGCCACCCGGTGGCGGGGACCGAGCATTCGGGGCCGGAGGCCGGCTTCGCCACCCTGTTCCAGGGCCGCTGGTGCATCGTCACCCCGCCGCCCGGCGCCAACGAGGGCGCGGTGGACAAGGTGGTGACGATGTGGCGCCGCATCGGTTCCACAGTGGAACTGATGGACGCCAACCACCATGACCGCGTGCTGGCCATCACCTCGCACCTGCCGCACCTGATCGCCTACACCATCGTCGGCACGGCGTCCGACCTGGAGGACGACACCAAGTCCGAGGTCATCAAATTCTCGGCCGGCGGTTTCCGCGACTTCACCCGCATCGCCGCCAGCGACCCGGTGATGTGGCGCGACGTGTTCCTGAACAACCGGGAAGCGGTCCTGGAAATCCTCCAGCGCTTCACCGAGGACCTGACCGCCCTCCAGCGCGCCATCCGCTGGGGCGAGGGGGAGCAGTTGCAGGACCATTTCACCAAGACCCGCGCCATCCGCCGCGGCATCATCGACGCCAAGCAAGCCTGA
- the ahpF gene encoding alkyl hydroperoxide reductase subunit F: MLDSNVKGQLKAYFDKITQPIELAASLDDGAKSQDMQALLQDIASLSDKITFVRTDDDARKPSFAIKRTGTDIGVRFAGLPMGHEFNSLILALLQVGGHPSKESAEVIEQVKALEGEYRFETYFSLSCQNCPDVVQALNLMSVLNPRIKHVAIDGALFQQEVDSRKIMAVPSIFLNGEPFGQGRMGLEQILAKIDTGASQRDAEKIKAKDAFDVLVIGGGPAGAAAAIYAARKGIRTGVAAERFGGQVLDTMAIENFISVSHTEGPKLATALEQHVKEYEVDVMNLQRADKLIPAEGPGGLIEVQLANGASLKSKTVILSTGARWRQMGVPGEDEYRNKGVAYCPHCDGPLFKGKRVAVIGGGNSGVEAAIDLAGIVAEVTLIEFDSQLRADEVLQRKLRSLPNVRVITSGLTTEVHGDGTKVTGLSYKNRNTSEVHRIDLEGIFVQIGLVPNTEWLKGAVALSPRGEIEVDARGQTSVPGVFAAGDATTVPYKQIVIAMGEGSKAALSAFDYLIRMAPVEAVAAA, translated from the coding sequence GTGTTGGATAGCAACGTCAAAGGCCAGCTCAAGGCCTATTTCGACAAGATCACGCAGCCCATCGAACTGGCCGCCTCCCTGGACGACGGCGCCAAGTCGCAGGACATGCAGGCTCTGCTGCAGGACATCGCGTCCCTGTCGGACAAGATCACCTTCGTCCGCACCGACGACGATGCGCGCAAGCCCTCCTTCGCGATCAAGCGCACCGGCACCGACATCGGCGTCCGCTTCGCCGGCCTGCCGATGGGCCATGAATTCAATTCCCTCATCCTCGCCCTGCTGCAGGTTGGTGGCCACCCCTCCAAGGAGTCGGCGGAGGTCATCGAGCAGGTGAAGGCGCTGGAGGGTGAGTACCGCTTCGAGACCTACTTCTCGCTGTCCTGCCAGAACTGCCCCGACGTGGTGCAGGCCCTGAACCTGATGAGTGTCCTGAACCCGCGGATCAAGCATGTCGCCATCGACGGCGCGCTGTTCCAGCAGGAGGTCGACTCGCGCAAGATCATGGCCGTGCCGTCCATATTCCTGAACGGCGAGCCGTTCGGCCAGGGCCGCATGGGGCTGGAGCAGATCCTCGCCAAGATCGACACCGGCGCCTCGCAGCGCGACGCGGAGAAGATCAAGGCCAAGGACGCCTTCGACGTGCTGGTGATCGGTGGCGGCCCGGCCGGCGCCGCGGCGGCGATCTACGCGGCCCGCAAGGGCATCCGCACCGGTGTGGCGGCGGAGCGCTTCGGCGGTCAGGTGCTCGACACCATGGCCATCGAGAACTTCATCTCCGTCTCCCACACCGAGGGTCCGAAGCTGGCCACCGCGCTGGAGCAGCACGTCAAGGAGTATGAGGTCGACGTGATGAACCTGCAGCGGGCGGACAAGCTGATCCCCGCCGAGGGTCCGGGCGGCCTGATCGAGGTCCAGCTCGCCAACGGCGCCTCGCTGAAGTCCAAGACGGTGATCCTGTCCACCGGCGCCCGCTGGCGCCAGATGGGCGTCCCCGGCGAGGACGAGTACCGCAACAAGGGCGTGGCCTACTGCCCGCACTGCGACGGCCCGCTGTTCAAGGGCAAGCGCGTGGCGGTCATCGGCGGCGGCAACTCCGGCGTGGAAGCGGCCATCGACCTCGCCGGCATTGTCGCCGAGGTGACGCTGATCGAGTTCGACAGCCAGCTCCGTGCCGACGAGGTGCTCCAGCGCAAGCTGCGCAGCCTGCCCAACGTGCGCGTCATCACCTCGGGCCTGACGACCGAGGTGCATGGCGACGGCACCAAGGTGACCGGCCTCAGCTACAAGAACCGCAACACCAGTGAGGTGCACCGCATCGACCTGGAGGGCATCTTCGTGCAGATCGGCCTCGTGCCCAACACAGAATGGCTGAAGGGCGCTGTGGCGCTGAGCCCGCGCGGCGAGATCGAGGTGGACGCCCGCGGCCAGACCTCCGTCCCCGGCGTGTTCGCGGCGGGCGATGCGACGACGGTGCCCTACAAGCAGATCGTCATCGCCATGGGCGAGGGCTCGAAGGCGGCCCTATCGGCCTTCGACTACCTGATCCGCATGGCGCCGGTCGAGGCCGTCGCCGCGGCGTAA
- the ahpC gene encoding alkyl hydroperoxide reductase subunit C — protein MSLINTEIKPFKATAFKGGKFIDVSDADLKGKWSVVFFYPADFTFVCPTELEDLADNYSEFQKLGVEIYSVSTDTHFCHKAWHDTSPAIGKIAYTMVGDPTATICRNFEILIEEKGLADRGTFVVDPDGKIQIVEITAGGIGRDARELLRKVKAAQYVASHPGEVCPAKWEEGEKTLAPSLDLVGKI, from the coding sequence ATGTCCTTGATCAACACCGAGATTAAGCCGTTCAAGGCGACCGCTTTCAAGGGCGGCAAGTTCATCGACGTCAGCGACGCCGACCTGAAGGGCAAGTGGTCGGTCGTCTTCTTCTACCCGGCGGACTTCACCTTCGTGTGCCCGACCGAGCTGGAAGACCTGGCCGATAACTACAGCGAGTTCCAGAAGCTCGGCGTTGAGATCTACAGCGTTTCGACCGATACCCACTTCTGCCACAAGGCCTGGCACGACACCTCGCCGGCCATCGGCAAGATCGCCTACACCATGGTCGGCGACCCGACCGCCACGATCTGCCGCAACTTCGAGATCCTGATCGAGGAGAAGGGCCTCGCCGACCGCGGCACCTTCGTCGTCGACCCGGACGGCAAGATCCAGATCGTCGAGATCACCGCCGGCGGTATCGGCCGCGACGCCCGCGAGCTGCTCCGCAAGGTGAAGGCCGCCCAGTACGTCGCCTCGCACCCGGGCGAGGTCTGCCCGGCCAAGTGGGAAGAGGGTGAGAAGACGCTCGCCCCGTCGCTCGACCTCGTCGGCAAGATCTAA